Proteins encoded in a region of the Zea mays cultivar B73 chromosome 2, Zm-B73-REFERENCE-NAM-5.0, whole genome shotgun sequence genome:
- the LOC100382145 gene encoding uncharacterized protein LOC100382145 — translation MATTSFFHPLAAPMDRGSVCFRRCPFSLTIPARTAPRRPAPLLVVRAKRAGSQPPAAAASRQPANPSAVPKRDVEEEEEEVEEEMPWIQDKALDLVEFTGTVTQAIPGPRVGSSPVPWLLAVPLAYVGVSFVLAVVRTVRKFTSPHTKKKRRVSKNIFLLKSLDDLFQKGREAINYPALQDLMQKTGFDMDDVVRKYIRYTLNEKQFSPDVVVDLIHLRKASMLEDAEVAEILNEISRRIVREKGPVVMDLSGFTEQGFKRKLAVQALFGKILYLSELPEFCSRDSSLVVKEIFGVTDEDADSLRIHTLSATGDIESIQKMVDDLDLEQGPPSSS, via the exons ATGGCGACCACCTCTTTCTTTCATCCGCTCGCCGCCCCGATGGACCGCGGTAGCGTTTGTTTTCGTCGCTGCCCGTTCAGCCTAACCATCCCCGCCCGTACAGCGCCCCGGCGACCGGCGCCGCTTCTCGTCGTCCGCGCTAAGCGCGCCGGCAGCCAgccccctgctgccgccgcctcgCGTCAGCCCGCGAATCCCAGCGCGGTCCCGAAGCGGGAcgtggaagaagaggaggaggaggtcgAGGAGGAGATGCCCTGGATCCAGGACAAGGCGCTGGACCTCGTGGAGTTCACTGGCACCGTCACACAGGCCATCCCAGGGCCCCGTGTTGGCTCTAGCCCTGTTCCATGGCTTCTCGCGGTTCCCCTCGCCTACGTCGGGGTCTCCTTTGTGCTCGCGGTCGTCCGCACCGTGCGCAAGTTCACCTCGCCGCACACTAAGAAGAAGCGAAGG GTGAGTAAGAATATATTCTTGTTGAAGTCACTAGATGATCTGTTTCAGAAGGGCAGGGAGGCAATAAATTATCCTGCTCTTCAGGACCTAATGCAAAAG ACAGGATTTGACATGGATGATGTAGTAAGGAAGTACATCCGTTACACACTGAATGAAAAACAGTTCAGTCCTGATGTGGTTGTGGATCTCATACATCTTAGGAAGGCATCAATGCTGGAAGATGCAGAAGTTGCTGAAATTTTAAATGAGATTTCAAGACGAATTGTCCGGGAAAAAG GGCCAGTAGTTATGGACTTATCTGGTTTTACAGAGCAAGGTTTTAAGCGGAAGCTTGCTGTACAAGCACTGTTTGGAAAAATCCTATACTTATCAGAA CTTCCGGAGTTCTGTTCACGGGACAGCTCACTTGTAGTCAAAGAAATCTTTGGAGTTACAGA TGAGGATGCAGACAGCCTGCGGATTCACACCCTATCAGCAACAGGTGATATCGAATCTATACAGAAGATGGTGGACGATCTAGACCTAGAACAAGGTCCCCCATCATCGTCTTGA
- the LOC103646186 gene encoding probable aquaporin TIP3-2, with the protein MLPGRHPARRADTTGTGPLLPDATRAVVSEFVATAMFVFAAEGSVYGLWKLYKDTATPGGLLAVAIAHTLALVAAVAVASNASGGHVNPAVTFGLLVGRRISFGRAAVYWLAQMLGAVVASLLLTLVSGGTRPVGFGLVRGVHERHALLLEAVMTFGLMYAVYATAVDHRSRGGAVAIAPLAIGFVLGANILAGGPFDGAAMNPARAFGPALVGWSWRHHWVYWVGPLIGAGLAGGLYEFVMVEQEPEAPAPAAVPRMPVASEDY; encoded by the exons ATGCTGCCAGGTCGCCACCCGGCGCGCCGGGCCGACACCACCGGGACGGGGCCGCTCCTGCCGGACGCCACTCGCGCGGTGGTGTCGGAGTTCGTCGCCACAGCCATGTTCGTGTTCGCCGCCGAAGGCTCCGTCTACGGCCTCT GGAAGCTGTACAAGGACACGGCAACGCCGGGCGGCCTGCTCGCGGTGGCCATCGCGCACACGCTGGCGCTGGTGGCCGCGGTGGCGGTAGCGAGCAACGCGTCGGGTGGGCACGTCAACCCTGCGGTCACGTTCGGCCTGCTCGTGGGCCGTCGCATCTCTTTCGGCCGTGCCGCGGTATACTGGCTCGCGCAGATGCTCGGCGCCGTGGTCGCGTCGTTGCTGCTAACGCTCGTCTCCGGCGGCACG CGTCCCGTGGGCTTCGGGCTCGTCCGCGGCGTCCACGAGCGGCACGCGCTCCTGCTAGAGGCCGTCATGACGTTCGGGCTCATGTACGCCGTGTACGCCACCGCGGTGGATCACCGGAGCCGGGGCGGCGCGGTCGCGATCGCGCCCCTCGCCATCGGCTTCGTCCTGGGCGCGAACATCCTCGCCGGCGGCCCGTTCGACGGCGCCGCGATGAACCCGGCGCGGGCGTTCGGGCCCGCGCTCGTCGGCTGGAGCTGGCGCCACCACTGGGTCTACTGGGTCGGGCCACTGATCGGCGCCGGGCTGGCTGGCGGCTTGTACGAGTTTGTCATGGTTGAGCAGGAGCCCGAGGCGCCGGCGCCAGCTGCAGTTCCTCGGATGCCAGTGGCCTCTGAGGACTACTGA